The following are encoded together in the Cheilinus undulatus linkage group 3, ASM1832078v1, whole genome shotgun sequence genome:
- the rrp9 gene encoding U3 small nucleolar RNA-interacting protein 2 isoform X2 — MSSSFFIKKKEKPNLIKKGNNTVGPKRKADANSGGKSKIPAKKPSKYNEEISSDSETESPVVPKKRQSNEENEYEETPQEKKLRLAKLYLEQLKEEEEKKAEDDSFETDLIAGRLQEEVLEQKGKLQRLIAKDLVPPDASEIRLLRGHKLPITCLVISSDDKYIFSAAKDCSIIKWDFESGKKLRTIPGGRKGTEDRHVGHTAHILCMTISSDGKYLATGDMNKLIMIWEAETCKHLYKFTGHKGPVSGLSFRRGTHDLYSASHDRSVKVWNVDENAYVETLFGHQDAITGLDSLSRERCVTAGGRDRSVRVWKIAEESQLVFHGHEGSIDCIQLINEEHMITGADDGSVCLWSVNKKKPLSTVKQAHGCHGDTGLEQPHWVASVAALQNSDTVASGSHNSQLQLWKCGQNYRGLEPLFSVPMCGFINSLKFSSSGQFLVAGVGQEHRLGRWWRIKEAKNGIYIIPLKRKPPNPEEAKTDE, encoded by the exons ATGTCTTCGTCTttctttataaagaaaaaagaaaagccaaatttaattaaaaagggTAATAACACAGTGGGACCAAAACGAAAG GCTGATGCGAACTCGGGTGGAAAGAGTAAAATACCAGCGAAGAAGCCTTCAAAATACAACGAAGAGATTTCCAGTGACTCTGAGACAGAGAG TCCTGTAGTCCCCAAAAAGAGACAGTCAAATGAAGAAAATGAGTATGAGGAAACACCACAGGAGAAGAAGCTAAGATTAGCCAAACTTTACCTCGAGCAGCTGAAGGAAGAAG aggaaaagaaagcagaagACGACTCCTTTGAGACTGATCTGATTGCTGGGAGACTTCAAGAAGAAGTG CTTGAACAAAAAGGAAAGCTTCAGCGACTTATTGCCAAAGAc CTCGTGCCTCCAGATGCTTCAGAGATCAGACTGTTAAGAGGACACAAACTCCCAATCACTTGTCTGGTCATCTCCTCTGATGACAAGTACATCTTTTCTGCTGCTAAAGACTGCTCCATCATCAAAT GGGATTTTGAGAGTGGAAAGAAACTGCGCACAATACCTGGCGGGAGGAAAGGCACAGAAGATCGACATGTTGGACATACAGCACATATTTTGTGTATGACCATTTCATCCGATGGAAAATACTTG GCAACTGGAGACATGAACAAACTCATCATGATCTGGGAGGCagaaacatgcaaacatctctATAAATTCACAGGACACAAAGGCCCTGTGTCG GGTCTTTCATTCAGGAGGGGAACTCATGATCTGTACAGCGCCTCTCATGATCGCTCAGTAAAGGTGTGGAACGTGGACGAGAATGCTTATGTGGAAACTCT ATTTGGGCATCAGGATGCCATCACAGGACTGGACAGCCTGAGCCGGGAGCGCTGTGTGACTGCAGGTGGAAGGGACCGTTCGGTGAGGGTGTGGAAGATAGCTGAGGAATCTCAGTTGGTGTTTCACGGACATGA AGGTTCTATTGACTGTATCCAGCTTATCAACGAAGAGCACATGATAACAGGAGCTGATGACGG ctctgtgtgtctgtggagtGTCAACAAGAAGAAGCCTCTCAGCACAGTGAAGCAGGCTCATGGTTGCCATGGTGACACAGGGCTCGAACAGCCTCACTGGGTCGCCTCAGTAGCGGCGCTTCAGAACTCCGATACCGTAGCCTCAG GTTCACATAACTCCCAGCTGCAGCTGTGGAAGTGTGGTCAGAATTACCGTGGGCTGGAGCCTCTTTTCAGCGTACCGATG TGCGGCTTCATCAACAGTCTCAAGTTTTCCAGCTCTGGTCAGTTCTTGGTGGCAGGAGTTGGACAGGAGCACAG GTTGGGTCGCTGGTGGAGAATAAAAGAGGCCAAGAACGGGATATATATTATTCCTCTGAAAAGAAAACCACCTAATCCAGAGGAAGCAAAGACAGATGAATAG
- the rrp9 gene encoding U3 small nucleolar RNA-interacting protein 2 isoform X1, which translates to MSSSFFIKKKEKPNLIKKGNNTVGPKRKADANSGGKSKIPAKKPSKYNEEISSDSETESPVVPKKRQSNEENEYEETPQEKKLRLAKLYLEQLKEEEEKKAEDDSFETDLIAGRLQEEVLEQKGKLQRLIAKDLVPPDASEIRLLRGHKLPITCLVISSDDKYIFSAAKDCSIIKWDFESGKKLRTIPGGRKGTEDRHVGHTAHILCMTISSDGKYLATGDMNKLIMIWEAETCKHLYKFTGHKGPVSGLSFRRGTHDLYSASHDRSVKVWNVDENAYVETLFGHQDAITGLDSLSRERCVTAGGRDRSVRVWKIAEESQLVFHGHEGSIDCIQLINEEHMITGADDGSVCLWSVNKKKPLSTVKQAHGCHGDTGLEQPHWVASVAALQNSDTVASGASGCSHNSQLQLWKCGQNYRGLEPLFSVPMCGFINSLKFSSSGQFLVAGVGQEHRLGRWWRIKEAKNGIYIIPLKRKPPNPEEAKTDE; encoded by the exons ATGTCTTCGTCTttctttataaagaaaaaagaaaagccaaatttaattaaaaagggTAATAACACAGTGGGACCAAAACGAAAG GCTGATGCGAACTCGGGTGGAAAGAGTAAAATACCAGCGAAGAAGCCTTCAAAATACAACGAAGAGATTTCCAGTGACTCTGAGACAGAGAG TCCTGTAGTCCCCAAAAAGAGACAGTCAAATGAAGAAAATGAGTATGAGGAAACACCACAGGAGAAGAAGCTAAGATTAGCCAAACTTTACCTCGAGCAGCTGAAGGAAGAAG aggaaaagaaagcagaagACGACTCCTTTGAGACTGATCTGATTGCTGGGAGACTTCAAGAAGAAGTG CTTGAACAAAAAGGAAAGCTTCAGCGACTTATTGCCAAAGAc CTCGTGCCTCCAGATGCTTCAGAGATCAGACTGTTAAGAGGACACAAACTCCCAATCACTTGTCTGGTCATCTCCTCTGATGACAAGTACATCTTTTCTGCTGCTAAAGACTGCTCCATCATCAAAT GGGATTTTGAGAGTGGAAAGAAACTGCGCACAATACCTGGCGGGAGGAAAGGCACAGAAGATCGACATGTTGGACATACAGCACATATTTTGTGTATGACCATTTCATCCGATGGAAAATACTTG GCAACTGGAGACATGAACAAACTCATCATGATCTGGGAGGCagaaacatgcaaacatctctATAAATTCACAGGACACAAAGGCCCTGTGTCG GGTCTTTCATTCAGGAGGGGAACTCATGATCTGTACAGCGCCTCTCATGATCGCTCAGTAAAGGTGTGGAACGTGGACGAGAATGCTTATGTGGAAACTCT ATTTGGGCATCAGGATGCCATCACAGGACTGGACAGCCTGAGCCGGGAGCGCTGTGTGACTGCAGGTGGAAGGGACCGTTCGGTGAGGGTGTGGAAGATAGCTGAGGAATCTCAGTTGGTGTTTCACGGACATGA AGGTTCTATTGACTGTATCCAGCTTATCAACGAAGAGCACATGATAACAGGAGCTGATGACGG ctctgtgtgtctgtggagtGTCAACAAGAAGAAGCCTCTCAGCACAGTGAAGCAGGCTCATGGTTGCCATGGTGACACAGGGCTCGAACAGCCTCACTGGGTCGCCTCAGTAGCGGCGCTTCAGAACTCCGATACCGTAGCCTCAGGTGCCTCCGGCT GTTCACATAACTCCCAGCTGCAGCTGTGGAAGTGTGGTCAGAATTACCGTGGGCTGGAGCCTCTTTTCAGCGTACCGATG TGCGGCTTCATCAACAGTCTCAAGTTTTCCAGCTCTGGTCAGTTCTTGGTGGCAGGAGTTGGACAGGAGCACAG GTTGGGTCGCTGGTGGAGAATAAAAGAGGCCAAGAACGGGATATATATTATTCCTCTGAAAAGAAAACCACCTAATCCAGAGGAAGCAAAGACAGATGAATAG